One genomic region from Terriglobia bacterium encodes:
- a CDS encoding DMT family transporter: MLLTTFFWASNIVAGKVALAGFNALALAQLRMAAAAILYVLLYIAWRGVPNVRLKRRQWLILGLMAFTGITLNQICYIGGLARTSVTHTGLIQAIGPIMVLLLSASMGMEALTSRKVLGMVISFVGVALLLIEKPAQGSGAHWVGDLILIAADAVFAYYTILTKEVADCYDPLTLNTLVFSLGAILLVPFCAASVAKVRWDQVSSHAWWGLAYMVLFGSLVAYLIYAFALEKLSASNVAAFAYLQPVMAALLGIWLLAEKVSLKVVLGGTLILCGVYLTEHARGERKNIQHLATGRM, from the coding sequence ATGCTGCTGACCACCTTCTTCTGGGCAAGCAATATTGTCGCCGGCAAGGTAGCGCTCGCGGGCTTCAACGCATTGGCTCTTGCCCAACTGCGAATGGCCGCGGCCGCGATTCTCTACGTGTTGCTGTATATTGCCTGGCGAGGCGTTCCCAACGTGCGGTTGAAGCGGCGCCAGTGGCTGATCCTGGGCTTAATGGCGTTCACGGGCATTACCTTGAATCAGATTTGTTATATCGGCGGCCTCGCAAGGACCTCCGTGACCCATACGGGCCTCATTCAGGCTATTGGGCCGATCATGGTGCTGTTACTTTCTGCCTCGATGGGGATGGAAGCGCTCACGTCCAGGAAGGTCCTCGGCATGGTGATTTCATTTGTGGGGGTGGCCCTGTTGTTGATTGAGAAGCCTGCGCAGGGAAGCGGCGCACATTGGGTAGGGGATTTAATCTTGATTGCCGCTGACGCCGTCTTCGCCTATTACACCATTTTGACGAAGGAAGTTGCGGATTGCTATGATCCGCTGACACTCAATACCCTCGTGTTCAGCCTGGGAGCGATTCTGCTGGTTCCTTTTTGTGCCGCATCCGTGGCCAAGGTCCGGTGGGACCAGGTATCGTCACATGCTTGGTGGGGACTGGCCTATATGGTGCTCTTTGGTTCTCTCGTGGCGTATCTCATTTACGCCTTCGCCTTAGAGAAGTTGTCCGCTTCAAATGTCGCCGCGTTTGCGTACCTTCAGCCGGTGATGGCTGCCTTGTTGGGCATATGGCTCTTGGCCGAGAAAGTTTCCTTAAAGGTCGTGCTCGGCGGAACGTTGATTCTGTGCGGTGTCTACCTCACGGAACACGCCCGGGGAGAGCGGAAAAACATTCAGCATCTGGCCACGGGCCGCATGTGA